The Henckelia pumila isolate YLH828 chromosome 2, ASM3356847v2, whole genome shotgun sequence genome includes a window with the following:
- the LOC140877348 gene encoding replication protein A 70 kDa DNA-binding subunit B-like, with product MDELSNSKDIFRTVEQVSENDEWYLSCKKYPKKVNAVGGKFYCENYDNLDTQENMRYKIQVRVVDHTGNAVFLLWDREGVELIGKTTLELKSEMENQGIDAPEMPKKFEYLVDRNIIFKVQVKTNQNRGFNETYTLMKLITDSNVVDKFSA from the exons ATGGATGAACTAAGCAATTCAAAAGATATTTTCCGGACTGTAGAACAAGTGTCTGAAAACGATGAg TGGTATTTGTCTTGCAAAAAATATCCTAAAAAAGTCAATGCAGTTGGGGGAAAATTTTATTGTGAAAATTACGACAATTTGGATACTCAAGAAAATATGAG GTACAAAATTCAAGTGAGAGTTGTTGACCACACTGGAAATGCAGTTTTCTTACTTTGGGATAGAGAGGGTGTAGAACTTATTGGAAAAACAACATTAGAATTGAAAAGTGAAATGGAAAATCAG GGTATTGATGCTCCAGAAATgccaaaaaaatttgaatactTAGTTGATCGAAATATTATATTCAAAGTTCAAGTGAAGACCAACCAAAATCGTGGATTTAATGAAACATACACGCTCATGAAATTGATAACAGACTCTAATGTTGTGGATAAATTTTCTGCATAA